One Nitrospiria bacterium genomic window, GAGGTCCGGGCGACATGAAGATCCTGACCTCTCTGTTTGTCTGGCTGGAATTGCTCGGCCTGGGCGTCTGGGTCGGCGGGATGGTGATTTTGGGGGCCGTGGTCGCGCCCACCGTGTTCAATACCGTAAAGCCGGTTGAAATGGCGGGGGAGGCGATGAGCCTCGTATTCCACCGGTTTAACGGCGAATGGGTGTTTGTGTGCATCGGCCTCGTGGTCCTGGGTTTCATCGGGAAATGGCTGACGGCCCCGCCGCAGGGAATCCGGATGAGAATCGAGGCGACCCTCGTCATCCTGTTGGTTGGGTCCGGGCTTTACATCGGAGCGATTCTGGGGCCGAGAATGCAGGAGCTCCGCCAGATCACCCTGACCGATCGTTCCAACGGTGCGGCGGTCGCGGAATTTGATCTCGACCACAGGCGGTCGGTGCAGTTGTTCTCGGTCAACATCCTCCTGGGGCTGGCCGTGTTATGGATGAATTCCAGGATCTCCGGGGCTTCAAATCGTAAGGAGGGGTGATGGAAGGCCACGGACATCGTTCGTCGCGTCGAAAGGCGATCCTGGCCCTGGCTGACGGACGGGTATTCAAAGGATACGGCTTCGGCGCCCAGGGGGAAGGCGCGGGAGAGGTGGTTTTCAACACCTCGATGACGGGTTATCAGGAAATCCTGAGCGATCCGTCGTACCGCGGTCAGCTGGTCACGATGACCTATCCGCTGATCGGGAATACCGGCGTCAACGATGAAGACGTCGAGTCGTCCAAACCCTTTCTGTCCGGTTTCATCGTCCGGGAATATACCGACGATCCGAGCAACTGGCGCGCGACCGGCGGCCTGGACGACTATCTCGCCCGGAACGGGATTGTCGGAATCCAGGGGATCGATACGCGTGCCCTGACCAAACATATTCGGGACGTGGGGGCTCAACAAGGGATCATCTCCACCGTCGAATCGGATGAGAAACGGTTGGTGAAGCGGGCGGCCGAAGCGCCCGGCCTGGTCGGACGCGATCTGGTCAAGGAAGTCAGTTGCGAAAAACCCTACGAATGGACGGAAGGCAGCTGGGGATCTCCAATCGCAAATTTCAAATCCCTCAAGGTGGTCGTGTACGACTTGGGCGTAAAACGGAATATCCTCCGTCGTCTGATCGACGTCGGCTGCGCGGTCACGGTCGTTCCGGCCCGGACGAAGGCGTCGGAAGTCCTGTCCATGAATCCGGACGGCGTCGTCTTATCGAACGGTCCGGGCGATCCGGAAGGCGTGCCCTACGCCATCGAAGCCGCCCGATCGTTGATCG contains:
- the carA gene encoding glutamine-hydrolyzing carbamoyl-phosphate synthase small subunit codes for the protein MEGHGHRSSRRKAILALADGRVFKGYGFGAQGEGAGEVVFNTSMTGYQEILSDPSYRGQLVTMTYPLIGNTGVNDEDVESSKPFLSGFIVREYTDDPSNWRATGGLDDYLARNGIVGIQGIDTRALTKHIRDVGAQQGIISTVESDEKRLVKRAAEAPGLVGRDLVKEVSCEKPYEWTEGSWGSPIANFKSLKVVVYDLGVKRNILRRLIDVGCAVTVVPARTKASEVLSMNPDGVVLSNGPGDPEGVPYAIEAARSLIGKKPVFGICLGHQILGLAMNGKTYKLKFGHHGGNQPVMDLTTNKVEITAQNHGFAVDVDSIGSEIELTHLNLNDRTVEGMRHRTLPIFSIQYHPEASPGPHDAGYLFNRFVEMMKNG
- a CDS encoding DUF4149 domain-containing protein, coding for MKILTSLFVWLELLGLGVWVGGMVILGAVVAPTVFNTVKPVEMAGEAMSLVFHRFNGEWVFVCIGLVVLGFIGKWLTAPPQGIRMRIEATLVILLVGSGLYIGAILGPRMQELRQITLTDRSNGAAVAEFDLDHRRSVQLFSVNILLGLAVLWMNSRISGASNRKEG